One genomic window of Amphiura filiformis chromosome 3, Afil_fr2py, whole genome shotgun sequence includes the following:
- the LOC140148741 gene encoding uncharacterized protein: protein MEASQTNTQLSSKASSHQELSSDKNPSTTEPIETTGNSIEKTDEGGWGVLIVASVFMANFSLLGWFQTQSFFFIEWQREFNTTSVQASLLVSIGLVILGIASPIGSILATVFGNRKVVMVGGMFVASGMIGTMLSDSMVEIIFTWGVMIGIGLGLVYSPSVVMIGQYFDKHFTLANGIAYAGGSMGQIFIPLLSGNLIDAYGWRGAVWLLSAIMSHLVVGGAVLRPKRKRQNAKELHKTKQMQLSSNAHDNTAFQSDIEIEMTRIPTNATEIDTTISVQNHSEANDSRTSNDIKNNMAESLKNSNAYNNKASRGDTKIELLSVTKIASPRYDPDETNSLHSTSTIQNDEMYIPKHQRVIWEENDTKGAKYRHNSSRPKLDSSIALPADSRNNTNGKESSPKDDSDIEKNADRESNDNTLNIEGNSCKSVVKILTSNICFILLLNVFFIMGFIFFTPVAHAIPRALASGIEEHKASLLPTIFGIGSLVGRLGPSFMTDCFSIPRDVINVAGFVICTIGNILNPFFPNYVFHVVYHLIYGGATGTLTVFTFTLIQIVIQKEHRVFGVGLATFFLMMGDATGSLLAGWLVDVTGSYDIGSWLLSCLSSVGTILLLIVAFIIRRKKAEGQYDAEPVELETMQ from the exons ATGGAAGCTTCACAAACGAATACACAATTATCCAGCAAAGCCAGCTCACACCAAGAATTATCATCCGACAAAAATCCATCTACTACAGAACCAATAGAAACAACCGGTAACAGTATTGAGAAGACTGACGAAGGAGGATGGGGTGTCTTAATCGTCGCTAGTGTTTTCATGGCCAATTTTTCACTATTAGGATGGTTTCAAACACAAAGTTTCTTTTTCATTGAATGGCAGCGAGAATTTAACACTACGTCAGTACAAGCCAGCCTGTTGGTATCCATTGGGCTCGTCATTCTTGGTATTGCAA GTCCAATTGGAAGTATTTTAGCAACTGTTTTTGGTAACCGTAAAGTTGTAATGGTTGGTGGTATGTTTGTAGCTTCAGGGATGATTGGTACCATGTTATCGGATTCAATGGTGGAAATCATTTTTACCTGGGGAGTCATGATAG GTATTGGTTTAGGATTGGTTTATAGTCCATCGGTTGTCATGATCGGCCAGTATTTTGACAAGCATTTTACTCTCGCCAATGGCATAGCGTACGCAGGAGGGTCAATGGGTCAGATTTTTATCCCTTTATTATCGGGCAATCTTATTGATGCCTATGGATGGCGTGGAGCAGTGTGGCTTTTGTCTGCTATAATGAGTCATCTAGTTGTAGGTGGTGCGGTGTTAAGACCAAAGAGAAAACGACAAAACGCGAAGGAATTACATAAAACTAAACAAATGCAACTTAGCTCAAACGCTCACGATAACACGGCATTTCAGAGCGACATTGAGATCGAGATGACAAGGATCCCAACAAACGCTACAGAAATAGATACAACTATATCAGTACAAAATCATTCTGAGGCCAACGATTCCCggacttcaaatgatatcaaaaataacatggcAGAATCCCTTAAAAACTCGAATGCTTACAACAACAAAGCGTCTCGGGGTGACACAAAAATTGAGCTTTTGTCAGTTACGAAAATTGCTTCACCTCGATACGACCCGGACGAGACAAATTCTTTACATAGTACAAGCACTATTCAAAATGATGAAATGTATATTCCAAAACATCAAAGAGTTATTTGGGAGGAAAACGACACCAAAGGTGCCAAATACCGTCACAACTCTTCAAGACCGAAACTAGACTCATCCATAGCCTTACCAGCAGACTCAAGGAACAATACAAATGGTAAAGAGTCATCACCCAAAGACGACTCTGACATTGAAAAAAATGCAGATCGAGAATCCAACGATAATACATTGAACATTGAGGGAAACTCATGCAAATCCGTAGTGAAAATTCTAACAAGCAATATTTGCTTCATTTTGCTCCTCAATGTGTTCTTTATAATGGGGTTCATATTCTTCACTCCAGTCGCTCATGCTATACCCCGTGCGCTGGCATCAGGGATTGAAGAACACAAAGCATCTCTCTTACCGACCATATTCGGTATTGGAAGTTTAGTAGGAAGACTTGGTCCAAGTTTTATGACCGATTGCTTTAGTATTCCACGAGACGTCATAAACGTCGCGGGTTTTGTAATATGTACTATTGGCAATATACTCAATCCATTTTTCCCCAATTATGTGTTTCATGTGGTCTACCATTTAATCTATGGAGGTGCTACAGGAACCTTAACAGTGTTCACGTTTACATTGATTCAGATAGTTATACAGAAGGAACATCGTGTTTTTGGAGTGGGACTTGCAACGTTTTTCCTTATGATGGGAGATGCAACTGGGTCATTGCTGGCAG GATGGTTAGTAGACGTGACAGGCAGCTACGACATTGGATCATGGCTATTATCATGCTTATCATCTGTTGGAACTATTCTACTACTGATTGTAGCATTCATCATTAGACGAAAAAAGGCTGAAGGTCAATATGATGCCGAGCCGGTGGAATTAGAGACCATGCAGTAG
- the LOC140147330 gene encoding uncharacterized protein, which translates to MSDEISSENVLLILDLLKHENTFPLLVEVHQDLRADTKPLKSGSLLWLLRYGQDEATDKQAVRVVLSDAPSMEFPLPLDDAITVYHREYHEVANRLGDILGPSMDVSFLASIASFEYPVFVVCNEEQEKRGERLLIHGKEKMQGYLVKGEDCMLVIPDDYRGTFKEYSSPSDIKLPIFGSLFDIITKKWFDEVKVTKCDFVYDPLVDMIYENDIIQLIDTTIRVAENGDIQSDIIRFERLSSERGGKLGIIRVSTKSNAEFEACEPSEEVFTPENLIVLNHISSDQFPIVLTYEKFSSDSYMSSLNDDILRNGSPLTIFGKCSYTVTYISLHTSDPFGVPSLAIEMIPDYYPMEVRPAYPIPIQLQEIKSKPQPTIHAITSKQFQHLLKTIKSNKPMSRGRPATHPVPAPRDNSKSRSQTQSLRQFQSQSEDGHSHRSVATPFR; encoded by the exons ATGTCTGACGAAATCTCAAGCGAAAATGTCTTACTTATACTAGATCTACTTAAACATGAGAATACGTTTCCTCTATTAGTAGAAGTGCATCAAGACCTTCGTGCCGACACTAAGCCACTTAAGAGTGGTTCTCTACTCTGGTTGCTTCGGTACGGTCAAGATGAAGCCACTGATAAGCAAGCAGTTAGAGTGGTACTATCCGATGCGCCTAGCATGGAGTTCCCATTGCCACTCGACGATGCCATTACGGTTTATCACCGAGAGTACCATGAAGTAGCCAATCGTTTGGGTGATATTCTAGGCCCAAGTATGGATGTCAGCTTCCTGGCTAGTATCGCTAGTTTTGAATACCCGGTCTTTGTTGTGTGTAACGAGGAGCAAGAGAAAAGAGGAGAGCGTCTATTGATACATGGGAAAGAAAAGATGCAAGGATACCTGGTCAAAGGGGAAGACTGCATGCTTGTTATCCCAGATGATTACAGAGGAACTTTCAAGGAGTATTCGTCACCCAGTGAT ATCAAGCTGCCAATATTCGGGTCGTTATTTGACATAATTACGAAGAAATGGTTCGATGAAGTGAAAGTGACCAAATGTGACTTTGTGTATGATCCTCTGGTGGATATGATTTACGAAAACGACATCATCCAG CTCATAGATACCACCATCCGTGTTGCAGAAAACGGCGACATTCAAAGTGATATCATACGGTTTGAAAGATTATCCTCAGAAAGGGGAGGAAAATTAGGAATCATTCGCGTCTCTACTAAAAGCAATGCCGAATTTGAAGCTTGCGAGCCCTCGGAAGAGGTATTCACACCGGAGAACTTGATTGTTTTGAACCACATCAGTTCAGACCAATTCCCTATTGTCTTAACCTATGAAAAGTTCAGCTCAGATTCATACATGTCTTCACTGAATGATGATATCTTACGAAACGGGTCACCTTTGACCATATTTGGTAAATGCTCCTACACTGTCACGTACATCTCACTGCACACAAGTGATCCGTTTGGTGTTCCTTCGCTAGCCATTGAAATGATCCCTGATTATTACCCAATGGAGGTGCGACCAGCTTATCCCATCCCGATTCAACTGCAGGAGATTAAGAGTAAACCACAGCCTACTATCCATGCCATTACATCGAAACAGTTCCAGCATCTGTTAAAGACCATCAAATCAAATAAACCAATGAGTAGAGGTCGACCTGCTACACATCCAGTACCGGCACCAAG AGATAATTCAAAATCAAGGTCGCAAACGCAAAGTTTAAGACAATTTCAATCTCAATCAGAAGATGGACATTCTCATCGCTCTGTAGCAACTCCATTCAGGTAA